The following are encoded together in the Cryptococcus neoformans var. neoformans JEC21 chromosome 9 sequence genome:
- a CDS encoding NAD+ kinase, putative: protein MPDTRPSTPPPSSSARGSRAPQPSPYLNVPTTARMRHPAAPSPLSKCDPTLENPRSISAMSSPDQKSLAAPSTSALAIPEASPCFIHSHLDRHGSLQDWLKNKSVNNRTHFVPDSPTSSKARSSHGQHHHNNTTEPVLQSDVPFPSHNNQENISSPPSASQPSSPRDNASHVTLSRKGPLFNGYESDQSSVNEYGTRTPNLLAASGLLGDGLLEGDEEGNGSLTKQLAETAQGVREMSKELGRTKVRSRIQNVLIVTKARDNRLIKLTRELALYLMQKRPTASPDGSSSRHGNGTRGRGLVVYVDAQLQTSKRFDAAGLQREYPHLFVPMARQRSSSSASVNTLSHISAFSSTTSMGEAAKQATNGEGQLRYWTSELCSATPHLFDFVITLGGDGTVLFTSWLFQRIVPPVLPFALGSLGFLTNFDFYGYKETIDKVVDEGIRVNLRMRFTCTVYRAVASGDITVSKGKKRKAIKKRGGEILMSRVDKGGWESLEGPTPAASPSDFEGEDKEIMCYSTRPVEQFEVLNDLVVDRGPSPYVSLLELFGDEHHLTTVQADGLTVSTPTGSTAYSLSAGGSLAHPQIPAILITPICPHTLSFRPMLLPDSMELRVCVPYNSRSTAWASFDGRGRVELKQGDHIKVTASKYPFPTVCADKASTDWFSSISRTLRWNEREKQKSFVVVEEASDPPERSRDRKEDAKAGLFEEGRAKQKFEKDANARGDLVESEDEEDDEEIFDIDDKSGPSSPPVQQQQQPTKNEMFPHQLHYLLSSHQNGLETPNRFVTPYSAPPALSQRHLVEAIHKAKIDEKENEKGQRDSTRESPSALRVDRSRHLSQLGRTVSQSTEETEAEGVEREEEKSRKEEETPKHGQQQRHHHHHHHHHHHGHKPKRTPSNLAEKVADCKAKAFAFFGQDDSASDCSGSEE from the exons ATGCCCGATACGCGTCCATctactcctcctccttcctcttcggccCGAGGTTCACGcgctcctcaaccttcccCATATCTAAATGTACCAACGACAGCTCGGATGCGCCATCCCGCCgcaccttctcctctgtcCAAATGCGACCCGACGCTCGAAAACCCGAGATCCATTAGTGCGATGTCGTCCCCCGACCAAAAGTCACTTGCGGCACCTTCCACTTCTGCTCTGGCTATCCCTGAGGCATCACCTTGCTTTATTCATTCACATTTGGACAGACATGGCTCCCTTCAGGATTGGTTGAAGAATAAAAGCGTGAATAATAGGACACATTTTGTGCCCGATTCACCCACTTCTTCGAAAGCTCGCTCAAGTCACGGACAGCACCATCACAATAATACTACTGAACCAGTTCTCCAATCCGACGTCCCATTTCCATCCCATAATAATCAAGAAAATATATCTTCGCCTCCTTCCGCGTCTCAACCATCCAGTCCCAGAGACAATGCGTCTCATGTTACTCTTTCCCGTAAGGGACCACTGTTCAATGGCTACGAATCTGATCAATCGAGCGTGAACGAATATGGGACAAGGACGCCTAACTTGTTGGCCGCGAGTGGTCTACTAGGTGATGGGTTACTGGAgggcgacgaagaaggaaatgggaGTCTAACGAAGCAATTGGCGGAAACTGCCCAGGGTGTCAGAGAAATGAGCAAAGAACTTG GCCGTACCAAGGTTCGCTCTCGAATCCAAAACGTTCTTATAGTGACGAAAGCCCGTGACAATCGGTTAATTAAACTCACTCGCGAGCTCGCCCTATATCTCATGCAAAAACGCCCAACGGCTTCACCAGACGGGAGCAGTAGTCGTCACGGTAATGGAACTCGTGGCCGAGGCTTAGTCGTTTATGTCGATGCTCAATTGCAGACATCGAAGCGATTTGATGCTGCAGGGCTTCAGCGCGAATATCCTCACCTTTTTGTACCGATGGCGAGACAGcgatcttcttcatccgcGTCTGTCAACACCTTATCCCATATCTCAGcattctcatcaacaactAGTATGGGTGAGGCCGCCAAGCAGGCAACTAACGGCGAAGGACAATTGAGGTACTGGACTAGCGAACTTTGTTCGGCTACTCCGCATTTATTTGACTTTGTCATCACT cttggtggtgatggtaCCGTGCTTTTCACGTCTTGGTTATT CCAACGAATCGTTCCTCCAGTCCTTCCCTTTGCCCTTGGATCTTTGGGTTTCCTCACGAACTTTGATTTCTATGGATACAAGGAAACCATCGACAAAGTCGTAGACGAGGGCATTCGTGTGAATCTGCGCATGCGATTCACTTGCACTGTCTATCGAGCTGTAGCATCAGGAGATATTACTGTTTCCAAAGGCAAAAAACGGAAGGCAATCAAGAAGCGGGGGGGGGAGATTCTGATGAGCCGTGTGGATaaaggaggatgggaaagcTTGGAGGGACCTACACCAGCTGCATCGCCCTCGGACTTTGAGGGTGAAGACAAGGAAATCATGTGTTATTCAACCCGCCCTGTGGAGCAATTTGAGGTGTTAAATGACTTAGTGGTTGACAGAGGGCCCAGCCCTTACGTTAGCTTGTTAGAACTGTTCG GTGATGAGCATCATCTCACAACTGTGCAGGCCGACGGCCTTACTGTTTCTACTCCCACAGGGTCTACGGCTTACTCGTTATCTGCTGGAGGTTCACTTGCTCATCCGCAGATCCCTGCTATTCTCATCACACCCATCTGCCCCCATACTCTTTCTTTTCGACCTATGCTGCTACCGGACAGCATGGAGTTGAGAGTATGTGTTCCATACAACTCTAGAAGTACTGCTTGGGCTAGTTTTGATGGTAGAGGCCGGGTGGAGCTCAAAC AGGGTGATCACATAAAAGTTACTGCATCAAAATACCCCTTTCCCACTGTCTGTGCTGACAAAGCCTCTACTGACTGGTTTTCGTCCATCTCCCGCACTTTGCGATGGAACGAGCGTGAGAAACAAAAATCCTTCGTGGTTGTGGAGGAAGCTAGCGATCCTCCGGAGAGGTCAAGAgacaggaaggaagatgcgAAAGCGGGCTTGTTTGAAGAGGGTCGAGCCAAACAAAAATTTGAGAAGGATGCAAATGCTCGCGGGGATCTGGTGGAGagtgaggacgaagaggacgacgaagagatATTTGATATTGACGA TAAATCTGGACCATCATCGCCTCCTGtacagcaacagcagcagccaacCAAAAATGAGATGTTCCCACATCAACTCCATtatcttctctcatcccATCAAAATGGGCTAGAAACGCCGAACCGATTTGTTACGCCGTATTCAGCTCCTCCTGCACTATCACAGAGACACCTCGTGGAGGCTATCCACAAAGCTAAGATTGACGAAAAGGAGAACGAAAAAGGACAGCGTGATAGTACACGGGAAAGCCCGAGTGCATTACGAGTAGACAGATCTAGACATCTCAGCCAGTTAGGGAGGACAGTTTCGCAGAGTACAGAAGAAACTGAGGCCGAAGGAGTCGagcgggaagaggagaagtcgagaaaggaggaggagacaCCCAAACATggacaacaacaacgccatcatcatcatcaccaccatcatcatcatcatggacATAAGCCGAAACGTACACCCTCGAACTTGGCTGAAAAGGTGGCTGATTGTAAAGCTAAGGCATTTGCATTTTTTGGACAG GATGACTCGGCTTCCGATTGCAGTGGTTCGGAGGAATAG
- a CDS encoding expressed protein — MTASKNPSAGSSRPSSDKERPQRPKSDYSDISTEIDSDKEIAVCNFGNVEKEKPAPNPLQYPLRTTGAKKTVNLEEHDKRTSERREIKPSSGINANRMEDDTDSDVSDDDYSTDITAVESDTKVESWENRSKSSSSRKPNYSPSSKSNTKKRSRLTQEDYLSRSQKLHNSYIQRPPAWASCCGDCSRCWKGTWSWWGWKWLVRKLPFLLALAMLLCGAVCAVTGPQTGIWALEAGGYKFGGLGWCDSQESNCQEGILYTDVTASSQWPAMTVPILLLCFGFLAIIQLTFLLFTFLFVRHIFLSCCSDPESQSQNVRSQKQNPRRVKSLIWFERIMTFCGIAYSVVAVILAIWVSQTNAEGDVGYKLSTFLLVSPLVWFFLSISYRSRWAYNSDAFLSSASLRQKRGGKYEETSYEDPDEDEVIVSRDGIDPVGRPKRKLRKY, encoded by the exons ATGACAGCTTCAAAGAACCCTTCTGCGGGTTCCTCCCGTCCTTCGAGTGATAAAGAACGCCCCCAGCGCCCTAAAAGTGACTACAGCGATATTTCGACCGAAATCGATTCTGACAAGGAAATTGCTGTTTGCAATTTTGGGAatgtggaaaaggagaagccCGCGCCAAACCCGCTCCAGTATCCATTGCGAACTACGGGGGCAAAGAAAACAGTAAATCTGGAAGAGCATGATAAGAGGACCtcggaaagaagggagatcAAACCATCCTCCGGAATCAATGCTAATAGAATGGAGGATGACACGGATAGCGACGTCAGCGATGATGACTATAGTACCGATATCACTGCAGTTGAGAGTGATACAAAAGTTGAGAGTTGGGAGAACAGGAGtaaatcttcttccagcagAAAGCCAAACTACTCCCCGTCGTCGAAGTCGAACACCAAGAAGCGGAGTAGACTTACACAAGAAGATTATCTATCAAGAAGCCAGAAGCTACACAATTCATATATCCAACGACCTCCAGCGTGGGCAAGCTGTTGCGGGGATTGCTCGAGGTGCTGGAAAGGTACATGGTCTTGGTGGGGTTGGAAATGGCTAGTCAGAAAATTGCCATTCCTGCTGGCCCTTGCCATGTTGTTGTGTGGAGCTGTATGTGCGGTAACTGGGCCACAAACCGGCATATGGGCATTGGAAGCGGGAGGATATAAGTTTGGTGGCTTGGGATGGTGTGATTCTCAAGAATCAAA CTGTCAAGAAGGTATCCTTTACACTGATGTTACCGCTAGTAGTCAGTGGCCTGCTATGACGGTCCCTATTCTTTTGTTGTGCTTTGGGTTTC TGGCTATTATTCAATTGAcatttctccttttcacttttttgtttgttcGACACATTTTTCTATCCTGTTGTTCAGACCCAGAGTCTCAAAGTCAAAATGTCAGATCCCAGAAGCAGAATCCCCGTAGAGTGAAATCGTTGATATGGTTCGAAAGGATAATGACTTTCTGCGGCATTGCGTACTCAGTAGTGGCCGTTATCCTGGCGATCTGGGTTAGTCAAACAAATGCAGAGGGAGACGTGGGTTATAAATT ATCAACGTTCCTCCTTGTCTCCCCACTTGTATGGTTCTTTCTGTCGATATCTTATCGTTCTAGGTGGGCGTATAATTCGGACGCTTTTTTATCGTCGGCTTCTCTCCGGCAAAAACGTGGAGGTAAATATGAAGAGACCTCTTACGAAGATccggatgaagatgaagtcATTGTGTCAAGGGATGGCATTGACCCCGTTGGAAGGCCGAAGAGGAAATTAAGGAAGTACTGA
- a CDS encoding mannose-6-phosphate isomerase: MSPSVFKISPGINSYDWGKKGSASLAAQLATTSIPDFSIDEDKAYAELWMGTHPNNPSRLSDNTLLSEHLKSHPELIGSSVSSKFEDCKDGSLPFLFKVLSIGTALSIQAHPDKPLAKKLFDEKPDVYKDPNHKPEMAIALTPFLAFLNFLPLSVLLLHLLTVPELQEFVDSSLTESLASSLGLPTSQPPDTSLFKPTESPATAEQKDILKQIFAALMSADKKLVEEAISKLIKRYQAKRDIKENEKSLVDLALRLNDQYPGDVGVLCVFLLNVVELKRGEAAFLGANEPHAYIEGDIIECMATSDNVVRAGLTPKLRDVDTLVSMLTYEAAPGNKQLLQPTPFQKGDDTTKLYDPPIAEFSVLRTELSKGMKTSHRPVEGPSLCVITEGEGVVRNGNDRSEFVRGDVIFVGAGKEVEWEAIKGLEMFRAYVEA, from the exons ATGTCTCCTTCCGTGTTCAAAATATCACCAGGTATCAATTCATACGACTGGGGCAAGAAAGGCTCAGCGTCCCTAGCCGCACAGCTTGCTACTACCTCAATCCCAGACTTTTCCATCGATGAGGACAAGGCCTATGCTGAA TTATGGATGGGTACTCACCCCAACAATCCATCCAGGTTATCGGACAACACCTTACTCTCTGAACACCTGAAATCTCATCCAGAGCTTATCGGCTCCTCCGTGTCTTCCAAGTTTGAGGACTGCAAGGACGGCTCTTtacccttcctcttcaaggTCCTGAGTATAGGTACTGCTCTCAGTATACAGGCTCACCCTGATAAGCCGCTTGCGAAGAAGCTTTTTGACGAGAAACCTGATGTCTACAAAG ACCCTAACCACAAGCCCGAGATGGCCATTGCCCTTActcctttccttgccttccttaatttccttcccctttctgTGCTCCTCTTGCACCTTTTGACCGTCCCCGAACTGCAAGAGTTTGTCGACTCTTCTCTTACCGAATCCCTAGCCTCATCTCTCGGCCTACCTACATCTCAACCACCCGATACGTCCCTTTTCAAGCCCACAGAATCCCCAGCCACTGCTGAGCAGAAAGACATTCTCAAGCAAATTTTTGCCGCTCTTATGTCAGCAGATAAGAAActtgttgaagaagctaTCTCCAAACTTATCAAGAGATATCAAGCGAAGCGAGATATAAAGGAGAACGAGAAGAGTCTTGTGGACTTAGCTTTGAGGCTTAATGATCAGTACCCGGGGGATGTTGGTGTCCTATGTGTGTTCCTGTTGAACGTCGTGGAGCTCAAGAGAGGCGAAGCTGCTTTCCTTGGGGCCAATGAGCCTCACGCCTACATTGAGGGTG ATATCATTGAATGTATGGCCACATCGGACAATGTCGTTCGCGCTGGTCTTACCCCCAAGCTCCGAGACGTTGACACCCTTGTCTCCATGCTCACATACGAAGCTGCTCCAGGCAACAAGCAACTACTCCAACCCACCCCATTTCAAAAAGGTGATGATACTACCAAACTCTACGATCCCCCTATCGCTGAATTCTCTGTTTTGCGTACTGAGCTTTCTAAAGGAATGAAGACTTCTCACCGGCCTGTGGAAGGTCCTAGCTTGTGTGTTATCACTGAAGGGGAAGGTGTTGTCAGAAATGGAAATGATCGATCAGAGTTTGTCAGGGGTGATGTTATCTTTGTGGGAGCTGGCAAAGAAGTGGAATGGGAGGCGATTAAGGGATTAGAGATGTTTAGGGCCTATGTTGAGGCTTAA
- a CDS encoding telomeric DNA binding protein, putative — protein MAFEDTLKQLRDFLRLPTPSLEDLTFRISSTLSTLHIHPTSLPPSSIPLTDLKALARYLPAVQNLLLQDVLPHFVSILDDRNQELVRELFVPQKKVEGLEIRRNIALVSYFTLPSYLNAPKQNYPTLPKPMRSFFISLLDTLSTEFGLDDLYCTVFPNKEGITKEGKDGVKILQWEDALRSIIGIPAKTGNAIGRWELEEAVKIDVPVTLLSRPYFDRLVRHLENLLYEMSQRPSPDVTPLRLVIEKLSNIGLLTSQSPNTSSRSPSLLFPLLPPLLSHLHPPSSSPSLPYPPTFLPSVFLPLPSSILSAFINALTTHLSFYLIDPANPLQPHKPDERVKRAVQVFQSIIGNAEVGNEAWQAVVQSVVAKKGKSRMRLGEWREQARNRLIVGWIAQGGDVAVKAFIEIVVDTWTDPKYVKFSMFSEQFSLTHVLLLSLSLLPTYSPWLIQLSHRSRFILAFQSYLSHPDPSIRRLGMVVGEIMSELTIPDTEVDQSEKKKQEDEIEELRKGLEVDEDNEDTKPKTTATRSGSVRLKFKGMWDGNGDGREESRWLRGNVGIKDANALTGDDDEQWLLGWKDIPSSPTVEPQPVPESSLGRRATRPANTKPASPKPREKKPKVVMLDPDQQDDPLSGYASSSPSSSRAPSPTPEYLDEIAADPSLGLDEANKKKVTRPVYIPQLVALLKERDKPENVEMGLSWGEGLVRAKREFGTELAENAVGVTLMVLGLNDSFDIENFEEKKQGLLNALVACAPKQVAPFLCEQYFNSQFSLQHKASILTALAMGARELAGLSVPQTPRTTRSIDFPSKTLPPTLHSKYISSADVPSNPLLGYGPDDQLDQAIDGVRNLILSKGASKGEETVPELAREKRLRVGEIRRPKVAPVNSLASSQMGQLARPPPVVAFKDIAAEIFILPLINRFWQHFQDSSIREERAVMLGARYRAAGAGLVLFPMAMEKFMMALALMLDAARYSPLWLSVICPEALELAMTIGIRHPPRPLLSGEEGIDPSRAEAQVLSAALELTLVCLDVSVDLDGGRTLAMDKSALVMAVGEWASGVFKVESEGGEVSVGQGGRIEGKIKAEAAGVVVKVGEIGEKWGRMGMDMGF, from the exons ATGGCCTTTGAAGACACCCTTAAACAACTACGCGACTTCCTACGTCTCCCAACGCCTTCCCTCGAAGACTTGACCTTCCGGATttcctcaactctttcGACCTTACACATACACCCCACATCTTTAccgccatcttcaatcCCTTTGACAGACCTCAAAGCTTTGGCAAGATACCTCCCAGCCGTGCAAAATCTGCTACTTCAAGATGTTCTGCCACATTTTGTCTCTATTCTCGATGACCGAAACCAAGAGCTAGTGCGGGAACTGTTCGTCCCGCAGAAAAAAGTCGAAGGCTTAGAGATTCGAAGGAACATCGCCTTGGTCTCCTACTTCACCCTTCCTTCATATCTCAATGCGCCAAAACAGAATTATCCCACTCTTCCGAAACCGATGAGGTCATTTTTCATATCTCTGCTTGATACGTTATCGACAGAGTTTGGGCTAGATGACCTTTACTGTACTGTATTTCCAAACAAAGAAGGGATAACAAAGGAGGGCAAGGATGGAGTGAAGATCTTGCAATGGGAAGATGCTTTAAGGTCAATCATCGGCATTCCGGCCAAGACGGGAAATGCCattggaagatgggagctggaagaagcagtCAAGATAGACGTCCCAGTCACTTTATTATCAAG ACCCTATTTTGATAGATTAGTAAGGCATTTGGAAAATCTCTTGTATGAGATGTCACAACGTCCATCACCGG ATGTGACACCTTTGAGGCTAGTTATCGAGAAGCTTTCCAACATCGGTCTGCTCACTTCCCAATCTCCTAATACCTCCTCTAGATCTCCATCTTTATTGTTCCCTCTATTACCACCGCTGCTTTCACATCTTCacccaccatcttcttctccttcacttccttATCCACCCACTTTTCTACCATCCGTGTTCCTCCCCTTGCCTTCGTCGATTCTCTCGGCCTTTATCAACGCCCTTACCACGCACTTATCGTTCTATTTAATTGACCCCGCCAATCCACTGCAACCACACAAACCGGATGAGCGTGTCAAACGCGCTGTCCAGGTATTCCAGTCAATCATTGGCAACGCCGAAGTCGGCAATGAAGCTTGGCAAGCAGTAGTGCAAAGCGTAGTggcaaagaaaggaaagtcTCGTATGAGACTAGGAGAGTGGAGAGAGCAAGCACGGAATAGACTGATCGTGGGTTGGATCGCgcaaggaggagatgtggCGGTAAAGGCTTTTATCGAGATCGTAGTAGACACTTGGACGGACCCAAAATACGTCAAATTTTCAATGTTCTCTGAACAGTTTA GTTTAACACATGTCTTACTTCTTTCGCTTTCATTACTCCCGACATACTCTCCTTGGTTAATTCAACTCTCACACCGTTCTCGGTTTATTCTTGCCTTCCAATCGTATCTGTCACATCCTGATCCTTCCATACGACGGTTAGGAATGGTGGTTGGTGAGATTATGAGTGAACTTACAATACCGGATACCGAGGTTGATCAGtcggagaaaaagaagcaagaggaCGAAATTGAGGAACTGCGGAAAGGGCTAGAGGTTGACGAAGACAACGAGGACACGAAGCCCAAGACGACAGCCACTAGAAGCGGAAGTGTGCGACTCAAGTTCAAAGGTATGTGGGACGGGAATGGCGAcgggagagaggagagtaGATGGTTAAGAGGCAATGTCGGAATCAAGGATGCGAATGCTTTAACcggcgacgatgacgaaCAATGGTTGCTTGGCTGGAAAGATattccatcctctcccacaGTCGAGCCACAACCAGTGCCTGAATCTTCGCTAGGTCGCCGGGCTACTAGACCTGCCAATACCAAACCAGCTTCACCCAAACCACGAGAGAAGAAACCCAAGGTCGTAATGCTTGATCCCGACCAACAGGACGATCCTCTCAGTGGCTAcgcctcttcatctccctcttcttcgcgaGCCCCATCGCCCACCCCGGAGTACCTCGACGAAATTGCTGCCGACCCGTCCCTAGGATTGGACGAAGCCAACAAGAAAAAGGTTACGAGGCCTGTATACATACCGCAGCTGGTGGCACtattgaaggagagggataAGCCAGAAAATGTGGAGATGGGTCTGAGTTGGGGCGAAGGTCTTGTCCGTGCAAAGAGAGAGTTTGGCACTGAGCTTG CCGAGAATGCAGTTGGTGTCACTCTGATGGTTTTGGGGCTAAACGACAGTTTTGATATAGAAAattttgaagaaaagaagcaagGGTTGTTAAATGCATTGGTCGCTTGTGCTCCCAAACAGGTGGCACC ATTCCTCTGTGAGCAATATTTTAACTCTCAATTCTCATTACAACACAAGGCTTCTATTCTCACGGCCCTCGCTATGGGGGCGCGAGAACTCGCGGGTCTCTCTGTCCCTCAAACACCTCGTACAACTCGATCCATCGACTTTCCTTCCAAGACACTTCCTCCAACGCTACATAGCAAATACATTAGCAGCGCAGATGTCCCTTCAAACCCGTTATTGGGCTATGGCCCCGACGACCAACTTGACCAAGCCATTGACGGGGTACGGAATCTTATTCTGTCAAAAGGTGCCAGCAAAGGTGAAGAAACCGTGCCAGAGTTGGCTCGTGAAAAGCGCCTACGGGTGGGCGAAATCAGGCGGCCAAAGGTTGCACCTGTCAACTCTCTCGCATCCTCGCAAATGGGCCAACTTGCTCGACCTCCTCCTGTGGTAGCTTTCAAAGACATTGCAGCCGagatcttcatcctcccccTCATCAACCGATTTTGGCAACATTTTCAGGATTCTTCCATTCGTGAAGAGAGAGCAGTAATGCTGGGTGCTCGCTATAGAGCTGCTGGGGCGGGTTTGGTTCTTTTCCCTATGGCTATGGAGAAATTCATGATGGCGTTGGCATTGATGTTAGACGCTGCAAGGTACTCACCATTATGGCTGAGTGTCATTTGCCCAGAAGCACTTGAGCTTGCAATGACAATAGGAATCAGGCATCCACCAAGGCCCTTGTTgagtggagaagagggtaTAGATCCTTCTCGTGCCGAGGCCCAAGTCCTTTCTGCTGCCCTGGAACTCACGTTGGTCTGTCTAGACGTCTCTGTTGACCTGGACGGAGGTAGGACTTTGGCAATGGACAAGTCTGCGCTAGTGATGGCCGTAGGAGAGTGGGCAAGTGGGGTATTCAAGGTAGAAAGCGAGGGTGGTGAGGTCAGTGTAggtcaaggaggaagaattgAAGGAAAGATCAAAGCCGAAGCGGCTGGGGTAGTGGTGAAAGTCGGAGAGATCGGTGAAAAATGGGGGCGCATGGGAATGGATATGGGCTTCTGA
- a CDS encoding NADPH dehydrogenase 2, putative: protein MTVIQSPKLFTPIQVGEYELKHRIVMAPLTRLRAETKTAIPSEWAETYYSQRASDGGLIVSEGTFIAEELRGYENVPGIYTPEQIAVWKKITSGVHSKGGRIFCQLWVLGRVADPNVIPVIYSVGTIRDDSPSYIAAPEPEGQRKPLTPVTEADMDRFIGHYIQASKNAIEAGFDGVEIHGANGYFIDQFLQTNSNDRTDQYGGSLENRMRFPLRVLNAVCDAIGPKRVGIRMSPFSEFQSMRMEDPLATFVPWAQAIVEAQPELAFIHAVEGRGILTPENEWYIQDNLNPIREVILNKGKSVRFIPAGGYMPDTAFEHAEKYPEDLIAFGRYFISNPDLPNRVRNGWPLHKYDRTTFYSQSSVGYNDYKDYKPETEALAQDEAAPKEGTTKA, encoded by the exons ATGACAGTCATTCAATCCCCCAAGCTCTTCACCCCCATCCAGGTCGGCGAATATGAACTTAAGCACCGAATTGTCATGGCGCCTCTCACTCGATTGAGGGCTGAGACCAAGACAGCGATCCCTTCCGAATGGGCTGAAACCTATTATAGTCAACGAGCTTCTG ATGGCGGCTTGATCGTCTCTGAAGGTACTTTCATTGCTGAGGAGTTGAGGGGTTACGAGAACGTTCCTG GTATTTACACCCCAGAGCAGATCGCTgtctggaagaagatcaccTCTGGTGTGCACTCTAAGGGCGGTAGGATCTTCTGTCAACTTTGGGTCCTTGG CCGTGTCGCCGACCCCAACGTTATCCCTGTCATCTACTCTGTTGGCACTATCCGTGATGACAGTCCCTCTTACATCGCTGCTCCCGAACCCGAAGGCCAGAGGAAGCCCTTAACTCCGGTTACCGAGGCCGACATGGACCGATTCATTGGTCATTACATCCAAGCTTCCAAGAACGCTATTGAGGCCGGCTTTGACGGCGTTGAGATCCACGGTGCGAATGGTTACTTCATCGATCAGTTC cttcaaACCAACTCCAACGACCGTACCGACCAATACGGTGGCTCCCTCGAGAACCGAATGCGATTCCCCCTTCGTGTTCTTAACGCCGTCTGCGACGCCATTGGTCCCAAGCGCGTCGGTATCCGAATGTCTCCCTTCTCCGAATTCCAAAGCATGCGTATGGAGGACCCTCTCGCCACTTTTGTCCCCTGGGCTCAGGCAATCGTTGAGGCTCAGCCTGAGCTTGCCTTCATTCACGCGGTCGAGGGTAGGGGTATCTTGACCCCCGAGAACGAGTGGTACATCCAGGACAATCTGAACCCCATCAGGGAAGTCATTCTCAACAAGGGGAAGAGTGTCAGGTTTATCCCTGCTGGCGGATACATGCCCGATACTGCTTTTGAGCATGCCGAGAAATATCCTGAAGATCTTATCGCTTTCGGACGATACTTCATCT CCAACCCCGATTTGCCTAACCGCGTACGAAACGGCTGGCCTCTTCACAAGTATGACCGTACCACCTTTTACTCTCAGTCGTCTGTAGGCTACAATGA CTACAAGGACTACAAGCCGGAGACTGAGGCTCTTGCTCAGGATGAGGCCGCCCCCAAAGAGGGCACCACTAAGGCTTAA